The Clostridium botulinum BKT015925 genome includes the window AGATAAAGAAAGAATGGGAGTAATTGTTGGTTCTGGAGTAGGTGGTATTGCAACTATAGAAGAACAACATAACAAGCTTTTACAAAAAGGTCCAAATAGAGTAACTCCATTTTTTATACCTATGATTATAAGTAACATGGCAGCGGGTAACATAGCTATAAAATTTGGTGCTAAGGGAATTTGTACTAATATAGTTACTGCCTGTGCTACAGGAACACATGCAATTGGAGAAGCATTCCATAATATTAGAAATGGAATATCAGATGTAATTATAGCTGGAGGAGCTGAGGCATCAATAACGCCACTTGCCGTAGCTGGATTTACATCTCTTACAGCATTAAGTACTAGTGAAGACAAAGAAAGAGCTTCTATTCCCTTTGATAAAGAAAGACATGGATTTGTAATGGGAGAAGGATCAGGAATAGTAGTTTTAGAGTCACTTGAAAATGCATTAAAGAGAAATGCAAAAATATATGCAGAAATAGTTGGATATGGTGCTACTTGTGATGCATATCATATAACTTCACCAGCACCTAATGGAGAAGGTGGAGCAAGAGCTATGGAAATTGCTATAAAAGATGCTGAAATAGATAAGAGCGAAATATCATACATAAATGCTCATGGAACAAGCACACCATATAATGATAAATTTGAAACAGCAGCTATAAAAAATGTATTTGGTGAAGAGGCATATAAAATACCTGTAAGTTCAACTAAATCAATGACAGGGCATTTACTTGGAGCAGCTGGAGCAATAGAGGCAATAGTATGTGCTAAATCAGTACAAGAAGGTTTTATACCTGCAACTATAGGATATAAAGTGCAAGATGAAGAGTGTGATTTAGATTATGTTCCAAATGAAGGTAGAAGTGCTGATTTAAAATACGTTATGTCTAATTCACTAGGATTTGGAGGACATAACTCAACAATAATTTTAAAGAAATGGAATGAGGAATAGGCTATGGATTATAAGGGAATTCAAGAAATTATAAAAACAATGAGTAATTCAGATCTTACTTCCTTAGAAATAGAAACACAAGATATTCGTATTGCTATGAAAAAGGGAGAAGTAAAAGAAGATATATTTTCTAACCAAGAGAAGGTTATTAGAGAAGAGAGTAATTCAGTCAGAGAGGTAGAAACTGTTCAAGTAAAAGAAGCGGCTATAGAAAAAGTTCAAGAAGCTAAAATAGAGGACGACAGTTTAGTTACTATAAATTCTCCGATAGTTGGAACATTTTATTCTGCACCATCTCCTGAAGATGAGCCTTTTGCAACGAGAGGAAGCAAGATTAAAAAAGGAGAAACACTTTGCATAATAGAAGCTATGAAGCTTATGAATGAAATAGAAGCAGAGGAAAATTGTGAAATAGTTGAAATATTAGTGGAAAATGAAGATATGGTTGAATACGGACAGCCATTATTTAAAGTTAGAGTATAGGGGGCTAGGTTAATGGTACTTGGAATAAAAGAAATTCAAGAAATTATACCACATAGATATCCATTTTTGCTTGTTGATAGAGTAGAAGAATTAGAACCAGGAAAAAGGGCAGTTGGTTATAAAAATGTTACTATGAATGAATATTTCTTTCAAGGACATTTCCCAGAAGAACCAGTTATGCCTGGTGTACTTCAAATTGAAGCATTGGCACAACTTGGAGCAATAGCACTTTTAAGTATGGAAGAATTTAAGGGTAAAATAGCTTATTTTGGGGGCATAAATAAAGCTAAATTTAGACATAAAGTTGTACCAGGAGATGTACTTAAATTAGAAGTAGAAATCATAAAAATGAAGGGACCTGCTGGAATTGGAAAGGCAATAGCTACTGTGGATGGAAAAAAGGCTGCTGAAGCAGAGATACTGTTTGCAGTAGGAAAGTAGGTGAAAAATGTGTTTAATAAAATTCTAATTGCTAATAGAGGGGAAATTGCTGTAAGAATAATAAGAGCATGCAGAGAACTTGGAATAGAAACTGTTGCTGTATATTCTGATATAGACAAGAATGCTCTTCATGTTCAAATGGCAGATGAAGCTGTTTGTATAGGGCCTGCAAAGCCTAGTGAAAGCTATCTTAATATGGAGAATATAATAAGTGCAACTGTTCTTACAGGAGCACAGGCAATACATCCTGGCTTTGGATTTTTATCAGAAAACAGTAAATTTGCAGAGATGTGTAATGACTGTAATATTGTATTCATAGGGCCTGACATTGATACTATGAATAACATGGGAAACAAGTCAAAAGCAAGGGAAATAATGCTAAAAGCACAGGTGCCTATTGTTCCAGGAACAGAAGGAGATGTAGATACAGTTAAAGATGCATTAAAAGAAGCAGAGAGAATAGGATATCCTGTAATGATAAAGGCAGCAGCTGGTGGTGGCGGAAGAGGAATAAGAATAGTTAGAACAAATGAAGATCTTGGTAAAATGTTTGAAACTGCCAAAAGAGAAGCAGAAGTTGCTTTTGGGGATGGTAGTATGTATATGGAAAAGTTTGTGGAAAATCCAAGGCATGTTGAATTTCAAATATTGGGGGATAACTATGGAAATGTAGTTCATCTAGGAGAAAGAGACTGTTCTATTCAAAGAAGAAATCAAAAAGTTTTAGAAGAAACGCCATGTCCTATAATGACTGAGGAATTAAGAGAAAAAATGGGTTCAGTAGCTGTAAGAGCAGCTAAGGCTGTAAAATATAAAGGTGCTGGAACTATAGAGTTTTTATTAGATAATAAGGGCGATTTTTATTTCATGGAAATGAATACAAGGATACAAGTAGAGCATCCTATAACTGAGATGGTAACAGGTATAGACCTGATAAAAGAACAAATAAAAGTTGCATCAGGAAAAGAACTTAATGTAAAACAAGAAGATATAAGGTTTGAAGGTCATTCAATAGAATGTAGAGTTAATGCTGAAAATCCAGCTAAAGGCTTTATGCCATCACCTGGAATTGTAAATATCACATGTATTCCTGGTGGATCAGGAATTAGAATTGATAGTGCATTATATCAAGGATATAAAATGCCTCCAAATTATGATTCTATGATTGCTAAATTAATTGTTCATGGAAAAAATAGAGATGAAGCAATAAGCAAAATGAAAAGAGCATTAGAAGAGTTTGTTATAGATGGAATAGATACAAATATATCTTTTCAATTTGAAATTTTAAATAATGAAAATTTTGTTAATGGAACATATAATACTGGATTTATAAATAATGAGTTTGGATATTAAAAGATGGTATGACAGCTTAATGTTGTTAAGGGTAGGTGAAGCTTATGTTTAAAATTAATCCTATATTTAAGAAAACTAAATACATAACTGTAAAGGCTCCTGAAGACAAGGATACGGAAGAAAAAATACCAAACATACCAGAAGGTATGTGGATTAAATGTGATAAATGTGGCAAAATACTATACAAAAAGGATTTAGATGAAAATCTAAAGGTTTGTAAATTTTGTGGAAAGCACTATAGAATGAATGCTTGGGAAAGAATAAATTTAATTGTAGATACAGGAACTTTTAGAGAATTTGGAGAAAATATCACATCTAAAAATCCACTTGACTTTCAAGGTTATGAAGAAAAAGTAAAGGGTATTCAAGACAAAACAAAACTTAATGAAGGTGTAGTAATAGGGTTTGGTAAAATATATGGAAAAGATATTGTAGTAGCAGCAATGGATAGTAGATTTATGATGGGAAGTATGGGATCTGCTGTAGGAGAAAAAATAGCAAGAGCAATTGAAAAAGCTACAGAGAGCAAATTACCTATTATTATGTTTACAACATCTGGTGGAGCAAGAATGCAAGAAAGTATGTTTTCTCTTATGCAGATGGCAAAAACAAGTGCTGCAATAGCAAGACACAATGAAGCAGGATTATTATATATACCGGTATTAACAGATCCTACAACAGGAGGAGTTATTGCGAGTTTTGCTATGCTTGGAGATATTATATTATCAGAACCTGGAACATTAATCGGATTTGCAGGTAGAAGAGTTATTGAGCAAACTATAAAGCAAAAATTACCTGATGATTTCCAAAGTGCGGAGTTCCTTTTGGAACATGGATTCTTAGATAAAATAGTTGAAAGAAATGATTTGAAAAAAGTATTATATAAAATCTTAGATTTACACTAGATTAATGCTGAAGGAATCAAAGGGGGTATATACTTGTTACAAAATGAAAAACAGGTTATTGAACTAAGAAAAAAGATAGATGAGCTTAAAAGATTCTCAGAAGAACAACAAATAGATTTATCATCTAAAATACAGGAACTTGAGCTAAAATTACAAGAACTTAAAAATAATATGTATACTGAGTTATCTCCTTTAGATAAACTCACATTATCTAGAATGAAAGAGCGTCCTACAGCCCTTGATTATATAGAAAGAATTTTTGATGGATTTATAGAATTACATGGTGATAGAGGATTTAAGGATGATCCTAGTATTGTTGGAGGTATTGCTAAATTTAATGGAATACCTGTTACTGTAATAGGACAACAAAAGGGAAGAGACACAAAAGAGAATATACAAAGAAATTTTGGAATGGCAAATCCTGAAGGATATAGAAAAGCTCTAAGATTAATGAAACAAGCAGAAAAATTTAAAAGACCTGTTATATGTTTTATTGATACTCCAGGTGCTTTTTGTGGCGTTGGAGCGGAAGAAAGAGGTCAAGGAGAAGCTATTGCTAAAAATTTAATGGAAATGACTGTACTTAAAACACCTATAATATCAATTGTTATTGGTGAAGGCGGAAGTGGTGGAGCACTTGGTTTATCTATAGGAGATGAAATATGGATGCTAGAGCATAGTGTATATTCAGTACTTTCTCCAGAAGGATTTGCAGCAATATTATGGAAAGATGGCTCCAGAGTTGCAGAAGCAGCATCTTTAATG containing:
- the fabF gene encoding beta-ketoacyl-ACP synthase II, which translates into the protein MKNRVVITGIGAITPIGNDANTFWNSIKDGKCGIDKITAFDTTNYKAKLAAEVKDFEVTDYIDKREARRLDKFCHFALVAADEAVKDSGLNEANVDKERMGVIVGSGVGGIATIEEQHNKLLQKGPNRVTPFFIPMIISNMAAGNIAIKFGAKGICTNIVTACATGTHAIGEAFHNIRNGISDVIIAGGAEASITPLAVAGFTSLTALSTSEDKERASIPFDKERHGFVMGEGSGIVVLESLENALKRNAKIYAEIVGYGATCDAYHITSPAPNGEGGARAMEIAIKDAEIDKSEISYINAHGTSTPYNDKFETAAIKNVFGEEAYKIPVSSTKSMTGHLLGAAGAIEAIVCAKSVQEGFIPATIGYKVQDEECDLDYVPNEGRSADLKYVMSNSLGFGGHNSTIILKKWNEE
- the accB gene encoding acetyl-CoA carboxylase biotin carboxyl carrier protein, which encodes MDYKGIQEIIKTMSNSDLTSLEIETQDIRIAMKKGEVKEDIFSNQEKVIREESNSVREVETVQVKEAAIEKVQEAKIEDDSLVTINSPIVGTFYSAPSPEDEPFATRGSKIKKGETLCIIEAMKLMNEIEAEENCEIVEILVENEDMVEYGQPLFKVRV
- the fabZ gene encoding 3-hydroxyacyl-ACP dehydratase FabZ, coding for MVLGIKEIQEIIPHRYPFLLVDRVEELEPGKRAVGYKNVTMNEYFFQGHFPEEPVMPGVLQIEALAQLGAIALLSMEEFKGKIAYFGGINKAKFRHKVVPGDVLKLEVEIIKMKGPAGIGKAIATVDGKKAAEAEILFAVGK
- a CDS encoding acetyl-CoA carboxylase biotin carboxylase subunit; the encoded protein is MFNKILIANRGEIAVRIIRACRELGIETVAVYSDIDKNALHVQMADEAVCIGPAKPSESYLNMENIISATVLTGAQAIHPGFGFLSENSKFAEMCNDCNIVFIGPDIDTMNNMGNKSKAREIMLKAQVPIVPGTEGDVDTVKDALKEAERIGYPVMIKAAAGGGGRGIRIVRTNEDLGKMFETAKREAEVAFGDGSMYMEKFVENPRHVEFQILGDNYGNVVHLGERDCSIQRRNQKVLEETPCPIMTEELREKMGSVAVRAAKAVKYKGAGTIEFLLDNKGDFYFMEMNTRIQVEHPITEMVTGIDLIKEQIKVASGKELNVKQEDIRFEGHSIECRVNAENPAKGFMPSPGIVNITCIPGGSGIRIDSALYQGYKMPPNYDSMIAKLIVHGKNRDEAISKMKRALEEFVIDGIDTNISFQFEILNNENFVNGTYNTGFINNEFGY
- the accD gene encoding acetyl-CoA carboxylase, carboxyltransferase subunit beta, with amino-acid sequence MFKINPIFKKTKYITVKAPEDKDTEEKIPNIPEGMWIKCDKCGKILYKKDLDENLKVCKFCGKHYRMNAWERINLIVDTGTFREFGENITSKNPLDFQGYEEKVKGIQDKTKLNEGVVIGFGKIYGKDIVVAAMDSRFMMGSMGSAVGEKIARAIEKATESKLPIIMFTTSGGARMQESMFSLMQMAKTSAAIARHNEAGLLYIPVLTDPTTGGVIASFAMLGDIILSEPGTLIGFAGRRVIEQTIKQKLPDDFQSAEFLLEHGFLDKIVERNDLKKVLYKILDLH
- a CDS encoding acetyl-CoA carboxylase carboxyltransferase subunit alpha; this encodes MLQNEKQVIELRKKIDELKRFSEEQQIDLSSKIQELELKLQELKNNMYTELSPLDKLTLSRMKERPTALDYIERIFDGFIELHGDRGFKDDPSIVGGIAKFNGIPVTVIGQQKGRDTKENIQRNFGMANPEGYRKALRLMKQAEKFKRPVICFIDTPGAFCGVGAEERGQGEAIAKNLMEMTVLKTPIISIVIGEGGSGGALGLSIGDEIWMLEHSVYSVLSPEGFAAILWKDGSRVAEAASLMKITAQDLKGYNIIDRVIQEPTGGAHKDLDLMAKTIKEELLTVPFIEMKNNISKTLEKRYDKYRKIGEYSE